From Peromyscus maniculatus bairdii isolate BWxNUB_F1_BW_parent chromosome 8, HU_Pman_BW_mat_3.1, whole genome shotgun sequence, a single genomic window includes:
- the LOC102920408 gene encoding olfactory receptor 1P1-like, whose translation MARGNQTSTFEFLLWGLSEQPQQQQFIFLIFLWMYLVTVTGNLLIVLAIVTDVQLHTPMYFFLASLSCDDILFTSTTVPKALVNIHSQSRTISYAGCLAQLYFFLTFGDMDIFLLATMAYDRFVAICHPLHYTMIMSLRRCSLLVAACWTLTNVVAMTHTFLMFRLSFCSKKVIPDFFCDLGPLMKIACSETRINELVLLFLGGSVILIPFLLILVSYIRIVSAILRVPSAQGRRKAFSTCGSHLAVVSLCFGTVIKAYLCPSSSSSNSVVEDTASAVMYTVVTPLLNPFIYSLRNKDMKGALVRILRGKVSFSWGQ comes from the coding sequence ATGGCAAGAGGAAACCAGACCAGCACCTTTGAGTTCCTCCTCTGGGGTCTCTCAGAACAGCCACAGCAGCAACAATTCatcttcctgatcttcctgtgGATGTACCTGGTCACTGTGACTGGGAATCTGCTCATTGTCCTAGCCATTGTTACTGATGTACAACTCCACACTCCAATGTACTTTTTTCTTGCCAGCCTGTCCTGTGATGACATCCTTTTCACCTCCACTACAGTACCCAAGGCCCTGGTGAACATCCACTCCCAGAGCAGGACCATCTCCTATGCAGGATGCCTGGCCCAGCTCTACTTCTTCTTGACTTTTGGAGACATGGACATCTTCCTCCTGGCTACAATGGCCTATGACCGATTTGTGGCCATTTGTCACCCTCTCCACTACACAATGATTATGAGCCTCAGGCGGTGCTCACTCTTGGTGGCAGCCTGCTGGACCCTTACAAATGTTGTCGCTATGACACACACCTTCCTCATGTTCCGTCTCTCCTTCTGCTCCAAGAAGGTCATTCCAGACTTCTTCTGTGACCTGGGACCCCTGATGAAGATTGCTTGCTCAGAAACCCGTATCAATGAGCTTGTGCTTCTCTTCCTGGGGGGCTCAGTCATCTTAATCCCCTTCTTGCTCATCCTTGTGTCTTACATCCGCATTGTGTCAGCAATCCTCAGGGTCCCTTCTGCCCAAGGGAGGCGCAAGGCCTTTTCTACCTGTGGGTCCCACCTTGCTGTGGTGTCCCTGTGCTTTGGGACAGTGATAAAGGCTTATCTGTGCCCCTCATCGTCTTCCTCCAATTCAGTGGTAGAGGACACAGCATCTGCTGTCATGTACACAGTGGTGACCCCCCTACTGAATCCCTTCATTTACAGCTTGCGGAACAAAGACATGAAGGGAGCACTGGTCAGAATTCTCAGGGGCAAAGTCTCCTTCTCCTGGGGCCAGTGA